Proteins from a genomic interval of Ficedula albicollis isolate OC2 chromosome 9, FicAlb1.5, whole genome shotgun sequence:
- the PASK gene encoding PAS domain-containing serine/threonine-protein kinase isoform X1 — MAAEAYSPSEGALLSSSAGLVLTHLNDSDMLSRSFSWGNKSRKSRVSGLCQLGASLPGGEKWSSYCLPSLTARNICSSKIGNSWARWDPASLSASIGSSASCSFLHTPAVEESSQHLPAAARNPNQAIFTVDASTTEILVANDRACKLLGCSSQELIGQKLSHLISKSDQEAWEAVGEEYPETSECSSVVSGAVVDVIGHLSEKIPVTVWLRQIQSKDTQRCVVVLEPVERLSACVSFTVDGKITSCDLLYAHLHGYPTLEAVVGLHIKDLIPSVQIPPLGKKIPKNLRIQRAAGRSREGTMFPLSVKLEVSHLEEEQAAVQKDEIAQTEGSLPGYQYSATVVVFSTISGLITVQSDGIICGITDSFALMLFGYEKKDLLGKNITFLIPGFYNNMGRSSGCSLPLPPLDDSTGTEESSFLAASLAHLLSRDEEQKLEQLHKDDRLIHDENKQKNGTSFFSPPSPPEAASTPTSRLEDPHASSCDPLKLPAGVTCNSPGTPTVDEPWPGAALNCRQDLKSHMVPGQVSKTNSTCDAKHSSLEHIVVHNCLLNDPSFFASERNTVCGVCSGNKTGCSASAPGAATSSEDVKESELNCICSGLELLGLNTGVKGNSDNSSGVTAALVGGCCSDAVDSNMIIETNSTFSTHQGKQLLSGVATEADCGWLASRRHLQNSEAFPEKPETFAETVGHNSNRNPLKSKSRPEEHCQLLGLQNMEIKITSTPVKQEDRLNPAAPLSWEILEGSYVGNCCHKDGSQFSIHFEVKCAELQDPTLLFCVWVVKDISQSQKEAVAKTQRLLASLTNSSQSVADLSTKSLGEAIRSTSLFDNSPRAEDLEGLRACEGEYAKNYSTLNLIGKGSFGFVWTARSKKDHQEVVVKFIWKERVLEDCWVDDPDLGRVTQEIAILQKLQHPSIIKVLDVFENECFFQLVMEKHGSGLDLFTFIDNQPNLDEPLASYIFRQLVSAVGYLHCRNILHRDIKDENIVIAEDFTIKLVDFGSAAYLEPGKLFYTFCGTIEYCSPEVLSGKPYHGPELEMWSLGITLYTLVLGENPFCELEEALAAVLSPPHPVSEGLMDLMAGLLRPVPEQRTTLAMLAEHPWLRQPVNLADYTWEEVFASAEPAGTSV, encoded by the exons ATGGCAGCTGAGGCTTACAGCCCCTCTGAAGGGGCCCTTCTGTCTTCATCAGCAGGCTTAGTCCTTACTCACTTGAATGACTCTGATATGCTGAGTAGATCCTTCTCCTGGGgcaacaaaagcaggaaaagtcgtgtctctgggctctgccagctTGGAGCATCACTGCCTGGTG GGGAGAAGTGGAGCTCTTACTGTTTGCCTTCTCTGACAGCTCGTAACATTTGTTCCAGCAAAATTGGTAACTCATGGGCTCGGTGGGATCCTGCCTCTCTCTCTGCTTCCATTGGGAGTTCTGCTTCTTGCTCCTTTTTGCACACCCCAGCTGTGGAGGAGTCcagccagcacctcccagctgctgcacgTAACCCAAACCAAGCCATCTTCACCGTGGATGCCAGCACAACAGAG ATCCTAGTGGCCAACGACCGAGCTTGCAAGTTGCTTGGGTGCAGTAGTCAGGAACTCATTGGTCAAAAGCTGTCCCACTTGATATCCAAATCTGATCAAGAGGCATGGGAAGCAGTGGGTGAGGAGTACCCAGAAACTTCTGAATGTTCATCGGTGGTTTCAGGAGCTGTG GTGGATGTTATTGGCCACCTCAGTGAGAAGATCCCTGTCACAGTCTGGTTGAGGCAGATACAAAGCAAGGACACCCAGCGTTGTGTGGTTGTGCTGGAACCAGTGGAAAGACTTTCAGCTTGTGTTTCCTTCACAGTTGAT GGAAAAATTACATCATGTGACCTCCTTTATGCTCATCTCCATGGCTACCCAACATTGGAAGCAGTAGTTGGACTCCACATAAAAGACCTGATTCCTTCTGTGCAGATACCTCCTCtaggcaaaaaaatcccaaag AACCTCAGGATCCAGCGAGCTGCAGGCCGATCCAGGGAGGGTACCATGTTTCCTCTCAGTGTAAAGCTGGAAGTCAGCCATCTGGAGGAGGagcaagcagcagtgcagaaagaTGAGATTGCACAGACAGAAGGCTCTCTCCCAGGCTATCAGTACTCTGCTACAGTTGTGGTTTTCTCCACCATCAGTGGTCTTATCACTGTCCAGTCAGATGGAATCATCTGTGGCATCACGGATAGTTTTGCTTTAATGCTCTTTGGCTATGAGAAGAAAGATCTGTTGGGAAAG AACATTACATTCCTGATCCCTGGTTTCTATAACAACATGGGAAGAAGCAGTGGCTGTTCTTTGCCTTTACCTCCTCTGGATGATTCCACAGGGACAGAAG AGAGCAGCTTCTTGGCTGCATCTTTAGCACACCTTCTGTCAAGAGATGAAGAGCAGAAATTGGAACAACTACACAAAGATGACAGATTAATACATGATGAGAATAAGCAAAAGAATGGGAccagtttcttttctcctccctcaCCTCCTGAAGCAGCATCCACCCCCACTAGCAG ACTAGAAGATCCACATGCATCATCCTGTGACCCACTGAAGCTGCCTGCTGGAGTTACTTGTAACTCACCTGGAACACCAACAGTGGATGAGCCATGGCCTGGGGCAGCTTTGAACTGCAGACAAGACTTGAAAAGCCACATGGTTCCAGGGCAGGTGTCAAAAACAAACTCCACGTGTGATGCAAAACATTCCAGCCTCGAGCATATTGTTGTTCACAACTGCCTGCTAAATGATCCTTCCTTCTTTGCAAGTGAAAGAAATACTGTCTGTGGTGTTTgctcaggaaataaaacaggctgcagtgcttctgcaccaggagctgccacaAGCTCTGAAGATGTGAAAGAATCTGAACTGAACTGTATTTGCTCTGGTCTTGAGCTACTGGGGCTGAATACTGGTGTCAAGGGGAATTCAGACAATTCTTCAGGTGTTACTGCAGCTCTTGTAGGAGGATGTTGCTCTGATGCAGTGGACTCCAATATGATAATTGAGACAAACAGTACCTTTTCTACTCATcaaggaaagcagctgctgagtgGTGTTGCCACAGAAGCTGATTGTGGATGGCTGGCCTCCAGAAGGCATTTACAAAACTCTGAGGCATTTCCTGAGAAACCTGAAACCTTTGCAGAAACTGTGGGGCACAACTCCAACAGAAATCCCCTGAAAAGCAAAAGTAGGCCTGAAGAACACTgtcagctcctggggctgcaaaATATGGAGATCAAAATAACATCAACCCCAGTGAAACAAGAAGATAGGCTaaatccagcagctcctttgaGCTGGGAGATTCTGGAAGGCAGCTACGTTGGGAATTGCTGTCACAAAGATGGTTCACAATTCA GCATACACTTTGAGGTGAAATGTGCAGAACTGCAGGATCCCACTCTACTTTTCTGTGTCTGGGTGGTGAAAGACATTTCACAGAGCCAAAAGGAAGCTGTGGCAAAGACTCAGCGTTTGCTTGCCAGCCTAACAAACTCTTCCCAGTCTGTTGCTGATCTTTCTACTAAAAGTCTTGGAGAA GCCATCAGATCAACTTCACTTTTCGACAATTCCCCAAGAGCTGAAGATCTTGAAGGATTAAGAGCATGTGAGGGAGAATATGCAAAAAATTACAGCACTCTCAATCTTATTGGCAAAGGCTCTTTTGGCTTTGTCTGGACTGCCAGGAGCAAGAAAGATCACCAGGAG GTTGTTGTAAAGTTCATCTGGAAGGAGAGGGTGCTGGAGGACTGTTGGGTAGACGATCCTGACCTAGGAAGGGTCACTCAAGAAATTGCAatcctgcagaagctgcagcacccCAGTATCATTAAG GTCCTGGATGTGTTTGAAAATGAATGCTTCTTCCAACTGGTGATGGAGAAGCATGGATCTGGTCTGGACCTCTTTACATTTATTGATAATCAGCCCAACTTGGATGAGCCATTAGCAAGTTATATATTCAGACAG CTTGTATCAGCTGTTGGGTATCTCCACTGTAGGAACATCCTTCACAGAGATATCAAGGATGAAAATATTGTCATTGCTGAAGATTTCACAATTAAATTAGTGGACTTTGGTTCGGCTGCCTACCTGGAAcctgggaaattattttatacctTCTGTGGGACAATTGAATACTGCTCACCAGAAGTGCTGTCTGGCAAACC GTACCATGGCCCTGAGCTGGAGATGTGGTCGCTTGGCATCACCCTTTACACCTTGGTGCTTGGGGAGAATCCCTTCTGTGAGCTGGAGGAGGCCTTGGCAGCTGTCCTGAGTCCTCCCCACCCCGTGTCAGAAG GTCTCATGGATCTCATGGCCGGGCTCCTGCGCCCCGTTCCAGAGCAGCGCACCACTCTTGCCATGCTGGCAGAGCATCCTTGGCTCAGACAGCCTGTGAACCTGGCAGATTATACCTGGGAAGAGGTGTTTGCCTCTGCTGAGCCAGCTGGGACCTCAGTCTAA
- the MTERF4 gene encoding transcription termination factor 4, mitochondrial: MFQRCRLQRALSRCPQLFHVPRKRLEAAGRLVRERCLFTAGQLREVLGTCPAVLLEEHRTLHHQFQYAYFRMGVRQKAMVDARLFQMPFAELRNRHIFLERRGLYETPHKGQTQTSNPKLKDIVQLSEKDFLASLACSTPEEYEVFKKLLAREDEEKEEEDVHALYTEDDGDDDDDDDFDSDESKTAQE, encoded by the exons ATGTTTCAAAGAT GCCGGCTGCAGCGGGCCCTGAGCCGCTGCCCCCAGCTGTTCCACGTGCCGCGGAAGAGGCTGGAGGCGGCGGggcggctgg tgcgggAGCGCTGCCTGTTCACGGCGGGGCAGCTGCGGGAAGTGCTGGGGACCTGCCCCGCCGTCCTGCTGGAGGAGCACCGCACCCTCCATCACCAGTTCCAG TACGCCTACTTCAGAATGGGGGTCCGGCAGAAGGCCATGGTGGACGCTCGGCTCTTCCAAATGCCCTTTGCCGAGCTCCGGAATCGGCACATCTTCCTGGAGCGCCGGGGGCTCTACGAGACCCCACACAAAGGGCAGACCCAAACTAGCAACCCAAAACTGAAGGACATCGTTCAGCTCTCGGAGAAAGACTTCCTGGCCAGTCTGGCCTGCTCTACCCCAGAGGAGTATGAGGTCTTCAAGAAGCTGCTGGCTCGAGAGgatgaggagaaggaagaggaggatgtgCATGCGCTGTACACAGaggatgatggtgatgatgatgatgatgatgatttcGACAGTGATGAAAGTAAAACAGCCCAGGAGTGA
- the PASK gene encoding PAS domain-containing serine/threonine-protein kinase isoform X2 — translation MAAEAYSPSEGALLSSSAGLVLTHLNDSDMLSRSFSWGNKSRKSRVSGLCQLGASLPGEKWSSYCLPSLTARNICSSKIGNSWARWDPASLSASIGSSASCSFLHTPAVEESSQHLPAAARNPNQAIFTVDASTTEILVANDRACKLLGCSSQELIGQKLSHLISKSDQEAWEAVGEEYPETSECSSVVSGAVVDVIGHLSEKIPVTVWLRQIQSKDTQRCVVVLEPVERLSACVSFTVDGKITSCDLLYAHLHGYPTLEAVVGLHIKDLIPSVQIPPLGKKIPKNLRIQRAAGRSREGTMFPLSVKLEVSHLEEEQAAVQKDEIAQTEGSLPGYQYSATVVVFSTISGLITVQSDGIICGITDSFALMLFGYEKKDLLGKNITFLIPGFYNNMGRSSGCSLPLPPLDDSTGTEESSFLAASLAHLLSRDEEQKLEQLHKDDRLIHDENKQKNGTSFFSPPSPPEAASTPTSRLEDPHASSCDPLKLPAGVTCNSPGTPTVDEPWPGAALNCRQDLKSHMVPGQVSKTNSTCDAKHSSLEHIVVHNCLLNDPSFFASERNTVCGVCSGNKTGCSASAPGAATSSEDVKESELNCICSGLELLGLNTGVKGNSDNSSGVTAALVGGCCSDAVDSNMIIETNSTFSTHQGKQLLSGVATEADCGWLASRRHLQNSEAFPEKPETFAETVGHNSNRNPLKSKSRPEEHCQLLGLQNMEIKITSTPVKQEDRLNPAAPLSWEILEGSYVGNCCHKDGSQFSIHFEVKCAELQDPTLLFCVWVVKDISQSQKEAVAKTQRLLASLTNSSQSVADLSTKSLGEAIRSTSLFDNSPRAEDLEGLRACEGEYAKNYSTLNLIGKGSFGFVWTARSKKDHQEVVVKFIWKERVLEDCWVDDPDLGRVTQEIAILQKLQHPSIIKVLDVFENECFFQLVMEKHGSGLDLFTFIDNQPNLDEPLASYIFRQLVSAVGYLHCRNILHRDIKDENIVIAEDFTIKLVDFGSAAYLEPGKLFYTFCGTIEYCSPEVLSGKPYHGPELEMWSLGITLYTLVLGENPFCELEEALAAVLSPPHPVSEGLMDLMAGLLRPVPEQRTTLAMLAEHPWLRQPVNLADYTWEEVFASAEPAGTSV, via the exons ATGGCAGCTGAGGCTTACAGCCCCTCTGAAGGGGCCCTTCTGTCTTCATCAGCAGGCTTAGTCCTTACTCACTTGAATGACTCTGATATGCTGAGTAGATCCTTCTCCTGGGgcaacaaaagcaggaaaagtcgtgtctctgggctctgccagctTGGAGCATCACTGCCTG GGGAGAAGTGGAGCTCTTACTGTTTGCCTTCTCTGACAGCTCGTAACATTTGTTCCAGCAAAATTGGTAACTCATGGGCTCGGTGGGATCCTGCCTCTCTCTCTGCTTCCATTGGGAGTTCTGCTTCTTGCTCCTTTTTGCACACCCCAGCTGTGGAGGAGTCcagccagcacctcccagctgctgcacgTAACCCAAACCAAGCCATCTTCACCGTGGATGCCAGCACAACAGAG ATCCTAGTGGCCAACGACCGAGCTTGCAAGTTGCTTGGGTGCAGTAGTCAGGAACTCATTGGTCAAAAGCTGTCCCACTTGATATCCAAATCTGATCAAGAGGCATGGGAAGCAGTGGGTGAGGAGTACCCAGAAACTTCTGAATGTTCATCGGTGGTTTCAGGAGCTGTG GTGGATGTTATTGGCCACCTCAGTGAGAAGATCCCTGTCACAGTCTGGTTGAGGCAGATACAAAGCAAGGACACCCAGCGTTGTGTGGTTGTGCTGGAACCAGTGGAAAGACTTTCAGCTTGTGTTTCCTTCACAGTTGAT GGAAAAATTACATCATGTGACCTCCTTTATGCTCATCTCCATGGCTACCCAACATTGGAAGCAGTAGTTGGACTCCACATAAAAGACCTGATTCCTTCTGTGCAGATACCTCCTCtaggcaaaaaaatcccaaag AACCTCAGGATCCAGCGAGCTGCAGGCCGATCCAGGGAGGGTACCATGTTTCCTCTCAGTGTAAAGCTGGAAGTCAGCCATCTGGAGGAGGagcaagcagcagtgcagaaagaTGAGATTGCACAGACAGAAGGCTCTCTCCCAGGCTATCAGTACTCTGCTACAGTTGTGGTTTTCTCCACCATCAGTGGTCTTATCACTGTCCAGTCAGATGGAATCATCTGTGGCATCACGGATAGTTTTGCTTTAATGCTCTTTGGCTATGAGAAGAAAGATCTGTTGGGAAAG AACATTACATTCCTGATCCCTGGTTTCTATAACAACATGGGAAGAAGCAGTGGCTGTTCTTTGCCTTTACCTCCTCTGGATGATTCCACAGGGACAGAAG AGAGCAGCTTCTTGGCTGCATCTTTAGCACACCTTCTGTCAAGAGATGAAGAGCAGAAATTGGAACAACTACACAAAGATGACAGATTAATACATGATGAGAATAAGCAAAAGAATGGGAccagtttcttttctcctccctcaCCTCCTGAAGCAGCATCCACCCCCACTAGCAG ACTAGAAGATCCACATGCATCATCCTGTGACCCACTGAAGCTGCCTGCTGGAGTTACTTGTAACTCACCTGGAACACCAACAGTGGATGAGCCATGGCCTGGGGCAGCTTTGAACTGCAGACAAGACTTGAAAAGCCACATGGTTCCAGGGCAGGTGTCAAAAACAAACTCCACGTGTGATGCAAAACATTCCAGCCTCGAGCATATTGTTGTTCACAACTGCCTGCTAAATGATCCTTCCTTCTTTGCAAGTGAAAGAAATACTGTCTGTGGTGTTTgctcaggaaataaaacaggctgcagtgcttctgcaccaggagctgccacaAGCTCTGAAGATGTGAAAGAATCTGAACTGAACTGTATTTGCTCTGGTCTTGAGCTACTGGGGCTGAATACTGGTGTCAAGGGGAATTCAGACAATTCTTCAGGTGTTACTGCAGCTCTTGTAGGAGGATGTTGCTCTGATGCAGTGGACTCCAATATGATAATTGAGACAAACAGTACCTTTTCTACTCATcaaggaaagcagctgctgagtgGTGTTGCCACAGAAGCTGATTGTGGATGGCTGGCCTCCAGAAGGCATTTACAAAACTCTGAGGCATTTCCTGAGAAACCTGAAACCTTTGCAGAAACTGTGGGGCACAACTCCAACAGAAATCCCCTGAAAAGCAAAAGTAGGCCTGAAGAACACTgtcagctcctggggctgcaaaATATGGAGATCAAAATAACATCAACCCCAGTGAAACAAGAAGATAGGCTaaatccagcagctcctttgaGCTGGGAGATTCTGGAAGGCAGCTACGTTGGGAATTGCTGTCACAAAGATGGTTCACAATTCA GCATACACTTTGAGGTGAAATGTGCAGAACTGCAGGATCCCACTCTACTTTTCTGTGTCTGGGTGGTGAAAGACATTTCACAGAGCCAAAAGGAAGCTGTGGCAAAGACTCAGCGTTTGCTTGCCAGCCTAACAAACTCTTCCCAGTCTGTTGCTGATCTTTCTACTAAAAGTCTTGGAGAA GCCATCAGATCAACTTCACTTTTCGACAATTCCCCAAGAGCTGAAGATCTTGAAGGATTAAGAGCATGTGAGGGAGAATATGCAAAAAATTACAGCACTCTCAATCTTATTGGCAAAGGCTCTTTTGGCTTTGTCTGGACTGCCAGGAGCAAGAAAGATCACCAGGAG GTTGTTGTAAAGTTCATCTGGAAGGAGAGGGTGCTGGAGGACTGTTGGGTAGACGATCCTGACCTAGGAAGGGTCACTCAAGAAATTGCAatcctgcagaagctgcagcacccCAGTATCATTAAG GTCCTGGATGTGTTTGAAAATGAATGCTTCTTCCAACTGGTGATGGAGAAGCATGGATCTGGTCTGGACCTCTTTACATTTATTGATAATCAGCCCAACTTGGATGAGCCATTAGCAAGTTATATATTCAGACAG CTTGTATCAGCTGTTGGGTATCTCCACTGTAGGAACATCCTTCACAGAGATATCAAGGATGAAAATATTGTCATTGCTGAAGATTTCACAATTAAATTAGTGGACTTTGGTTCGGCTGCCTACCTGGAAcctgggaaattattttatacctTCTGTGGGACAATTGAATACTGCTCACCAGAAGTGCTGTCTGGCAAACC GTACCATGGCCCTGAGCTGGAGATGTGGTCGCTTGGCATCACCCTTTACACCTTGGTGCTTGGGGAGAATCCCTTCTGTGAGCTGGAGGAGGCCTTGGCAGCTGTCCTGAGTCCTCCCCACCCCGTGTCAGAAG GTCTCATGGATCTCATGGCCGGGCTCCTGCGCCCCGTTCCAGAGCAGCGCACCACTCTTGCCATGCTGGCAGAGCATCCTTGGCTCAGACAGCCTGTGAACCTGGCAGATTATACCTGGGAAGAGGTGTTTGCCTCTGCTGAGCCAGCTGGGACCTCAGTCTAA